The genomic segment GGCGGCCACGTGGGTCGGGGGGAACGTTTCCACCCGGGACGGGGCCGTCTTCGACAACCTGGCGGGCGCCACGTTTACCGTTCAGACCGATTCGACCTTCGACAGCAACTCCGGGCAACAGGGGACGTTCCAGAACGAGGGCACCGTCACCAAGTCGCTCACGATCGGCACCACCGACTTCAACACCCTGTTCGACAACACCGGAACGGTGACGGTGAAGACGGGGACCCTGGACCTCAACGGCGGCGGTAACGCGACGGGCTCTTTCAAGGTCAGCTCGGGCGCGACGCTCGGGTTCACCCAGGACCAGTACACCCTCGGGGCCGCGTCTCAAGTCACCGGGGCCGGTACGGTCCAGTTCCTCGATAACGCGTTCTTCGGCGGCTCCGTTTACAACCTCAACGGCTCGTTCACCCCGAGCAAGACCGTCATCAGCGGCGGTACCGTCAACTTCGATGCCAACACCAAACTGGCGACGCTGACCTTCACCGGCGGGACGCTCTCCGGCACCGCCAACCTGACCGTGACCGGCCCGCTCAACTGGACGGGCGGCACGATGAGCGGGTCCGGCACCACGCTCTCCAAGGGCGCCCTGCTCATCGAGACCACCAGCGCCACTCCGAGCCTGAGCGGCCGTACCTTCGACAACGACGGGTCCGCGATCCTGACCGGGTCGGGGACGCTCACGATCGTGAGCGGGGCTCTGTTCGATAACGCCAAGGGGGCCACGTTTAACGTCCAGGGCGACGCCGTGATCGGCGACGGTTCGGACACCGGCACCTTCGACAACGCGGGCACGTTCGAGAAGACGCTCACCACCGGCACCACGAACCTGGAAGCCGTGTTCAACAACAGCGGGACCGTCGGCGTGCAGACCGGCACCCTGGCGCTCGCGGGCGGCGGGACCGGCAGCGGCGCGTTTGCGGTCAGCTCGGGCGCGGTCCTGGCCTTCAGCGGCGACACCGACACGCTCTCCCCGGCGTCGCACGTGACCGGGGCCGGGACGGTGGCGTTCCAGGGTGGCACCGTCAACCTGGAAGGCGCGTTCGCTCCGGCGAACACCGACATCACCGGCGGGACGGTGAACGTCACCACCAACCTGAGCCTAGCCGACCTGACGATGAGCGGCGGCACGCTCACCGGCCCGAGCACCGTCACCGTCACCGGGCCGCTGGACTGGACCGGCGGGACCATGTCCGGCAGCGGCACCACCGTCGCGGCCGGCGGGCTCACCATCGACACGACGGTCGGGGGCAACCCGGGCCTGAGCGCACGGACCTTCCGAAACGCCCAGGTCGGCACGCTCGTCGGGAACGGGGGCACGTTCGCGGTCAGTAACTCCGGGACGTTCGACAACGCCGCGGGCGGGGCGCTGACGATCCAGGGCAGCGTCTCCTTCGGCGCGGCCTTCTTCCAGGGTCCGGGAACGGTCCAGAACGAGGGCACGTTGAATCTGTCGGGAACCGGGACCACGGTGACGGTGAACGAGCCGTTTACTACCAACGGGACCGTGAACCTGGGCGGCAACACGCTGAACACGTCCGGGACGTACACCCAGACCGGGGGCACGACCAACCTCCAGGGCGGCACGCTGACCGCCGGGGGCACCGGCGTGATCCTCCAGGCGCCGGCGAGCCTGATCGGTCCGGGTACGGTGAACGGCAACGTCGCCAACTCCGGGCTGGTGGACCCGGGCAGCGCCGGAGCGCCCGGCCAACTGACCATTAACGGGAGCTACTCGCAGTCCGGGACGGGCACCCTCCAGATCCAGCTCGGCGGCACCACGCCGGGCACCGGCGGATACGACCAACTGGTCGTCAACGGTGCCGTCGCCCTGGACGGCACCCTCTCGGTCGCCCTGGTCAACGGGTTCGTGCCGCAGAGCGGTCAGCAGTTCTCGTTCCTGACCGATTCGTCCGAGAGCGGCACGTTCGCCACCGATCTGTTTCCGGTCGGGGTGAACTTCCAGGTCACCTACGGTCCGAACGGCGTGACGCTCACGGCGATCTGACGTTCCACTCGCCCCGCCTCCGTCATGGAGGCGGGGCGCCTCGGGATGTCGCACAACGGTCGCCTGAACCTCTCGTCGTCGGATCGCGTAATGGTGATGCACGCGGAACCCGAACGGAGGGCCAACGGTAATGACGCGATTCACCGGCTGGGCTGCGGAACCGACCGGGCACCCGTTAGCGGGACGTCGGGCGCCGATCGCGCTCCTCGCCCTCCTGACGGCCGCCCTCTTCGTCTCTCACGTTTCGATCGCGCGCGGCCAGCCTGAGCCCCCCAAGGAAGCCAACGCCGGTCTTGTCCGCGGCCGATTGCTATTCCAGAGCGCGATGGCGGATTTCGCCGGGACCATCGTGGGGCGAGAGTTCGACCCGCGGAAATACATCGCCGGCCACCCCGTTTCCACCGAGCGCGCCATCTGGAGTTTCGACGCCGTCCCGCGCGGCCTGACGACGGCGCCCGGCGACGTCGTCTCCGCCAAACTGACGTGCTCAACGGTCCACACCGTCAAGGCCGCGCCCGGTGGCGTCCCGGTCGTCGTTCGGGTCGTCAGCCACACCTGCCCGCAAGTGCCGCCCGACCCGCAGCGGCGCGGCGATTGGCTGTGGGTCCGTGAGGGCAGCATTGAGAAGGGCCAGGCGCTTCAGAAGCAGTACCAGGACGACGTGGCGGCGTACCGGGCCAAGAAGATCGACCCCGAGGCCGAGAAGCCGGATGCGGACGGCTGGAAGGCGGCCAACACGCTCGCCGAAAAGTACGGCTACTATGAAGTCCGTGTGCCCAAGGTCCTTGACGGCGTGGAGACGACCATCGACCTCCCCGCGGGTGTGTTCCGGAACGCGCGGAAGAGCGAGGCCGAAACCGACGGGCGGGGCGCGGCCAAGCGGCCGCGCGTGTCGGTGTTCGTGAAGTGCGAGACGGCCGGCGTCCTGCTCGGCGTGGCCGAACCGGACCTGTCCCTCAGTGTCCGCCCCGCACAGAAACGTTGAGAGCGCGGCGACCTCTCGCGAGGCGTGTCGGTTCGTGCGCTCGGTCGCCAGAGCTGGGCAGGCGCCACAATGCACGACGGGACGCACGAAAACGTTCAAACCAGCTACGACCGAGTCGCCGACGAGTACGCGCTCCGGATCGCCGGGGAGTTGGACCACAAGCCCCTCGACCGGCAACTTCTGGAAGCGTTCGCGGACCGCGTGCGCGCGATCGGTCCCGTTTGCGACCTGGGCTGCGGACCGGGGCACGTCACCGCCTACCTCCACGCCCGCGGGGTGCCGGTCACGGGGACCGACCTCTCGCCGGCGATGGTCGAAGTCGCCCGGCGCCGGAACCCGGGGATCGAGTTCGCTCAAGGCGATATGCGCGCTCGACCGGTCGCCAGTAACTCCCTGGGCGGGATCGTCGCGTTCTATTCCGTCATCCATTTGGCGCGGCCCGATGTCGTCGCGGCACTGAGCGAGATGCACCGGGTACTCCGACCGGGCGGCTTGTTGCTTCTCTCCTTCCACATCGGAGATCACACACTTCACCTGGACGAATGGTGGGGCCGCCCGGTGTCGCTCGACTTCACGTTCTTCCGCGCCGACGAGATGACCGGTTACGTTGAGACGACTGGCTTTCGGATTTTGGAGCGCGTCGAGCGCGAGCCGTACCCGGACGTCGAGCACCCGAGCCGACGGGCGTATCTTCTCGCCGAGAAGCCCGCACCGTGAGCGTGCCCCGAACCGCAGGATTCCGCCTTCACCTCAAAACCAGCGGTTCCCGGACCTCAATTCTTTTCGCCCCGCGTGCTTTCTCATCTTCGCGGCGGCAAGGCCCGATTCTGCTCGCGTTCTCCGTGAGCGCAGTAGGCTTCATCAGTTCCGCTTTGCAGGAGGGGCCAATGAGTACAGCCAACCGCGTGCCGCACCCCCGCGCCGCAACGATCGGCCCGGCCCACGATTCCGGGCCGGATGAAGGGAACGCACCGGTCGAGGACGTGCCCGCACCGCTGGTCGATCACCCGCGATACCAGGTTCTGGAGCGGATCGGTGAGGGCGGGATGGGCGTGGTGTACCGCGCCGAGCACCGCGTCATGGGCCGGGTGGTGGCCCTGAAAGTGCTCGGCTCGGAGGTGACGCGCAACCCGACCGCTGTGGACCGCTTCCGCCGGGAGGTGCGGCTCGCGGCGCGGCTGCACCACGCGCACATCGTCACCGCGTTCGACGCGGACGAGGCCGGCGGTCTGCACTTCCTGGTGATGGAGTTCGTGGACGGGGTGAGCCTTGAGAAACGGGTCCGGGACCGCGGACCGCTGCCGGTGGGCCTCGCGTGCGAGTACGTCCGGCAGGCGGCGGTCGGGCTCCAGCACGCCCACGACAAGGGCATGGTCCACCGCGACATCAAGCCGCACAACCTGATGCTGGCGGCGTCGGGGGAAATCAAGATCCTGGACTTCGGGCTGGCGTGCGTGGCACCCGCGGACGGACCCGATCCGGCGTCGGTCACCGCGCAGGTGCTGACCCGGCCGCAAACGTTGTTGGGCACCCCCGACTTCCTCTCGCCCGAGCAGGCCCGCAGTACCGTCGGGGTGGACGGGCGGTCGGACATTTACTCGCTCGGCTGCACGCTTTACTTCCTGCTGACGGGGCGCCCGCCGTTCGACGGCGTCGGTCCGTTCGCGAAGATGATCGCTCACGTCAAGGAACCCGTCCCGGATCTGACCGCGGTCCGCCCCGACGCCCCCGCGGCCCTCGCGGACGTCCTCCGGACGATGATGGCCAAGGCGCCCGAGGACCGCTACCAGACGCCCGACGAGGTGATCGCGGCCCTGCGCCCGTTCACCTCCGTCCCACCCGACCCGCTCACCGGGGCGGTACCACGAAGCACGACCGGCCGCACCCACGCCACGCGCCCGAGTTCCAGCCGCGACGCCGTGACGACTGAACTCCCGCTGGCGACGGAATACGCGTCGGAGCGCTCAACGGCCCGGCTCCCGGACCGTGCCTCCGGGCCGGCGCGGCCGGCCCGGAGGCGCCGGTTGGCGTGGGCGGCCCTCGTCGTTCTCGGGGTGGTGTTCGCGGTGGCCGGCGCCCACTTGGGACGATTACTCGTCCGCCCCGCCGATAAATCCGGAGCACAGGCGGCCCCGCACCCGGAGGGAGGTGCGGCGGAATCGGCTCTCGACGGGCTGCCGATCGCACCGCCGCCCCACGCCCCGCACGTCCGAAAAAAGCACGTGCTCCTCATCGTCCCGCCCGACTTCGCCGCGGGCGAATACGGAAGCGTGACGGACGTTCTCAAGCACCACAACCTGGTCATCAAGACGGCCGCCCCGGAGAAGAAGCCCCTCGACGGCTTTCGGTACGGGTTGGGGGGCGCCCGGACCCACGCCAAGGTTCTCGACCCCGACTTCAGCCTGAAAGAGATCGCCGACGGTGCACTCAAATCGATCGACGCCGCGATCGTCCTGACCGGCGACGGCAGCGCGTTCGGTCCCAAGGGACCGGCCGGACCGGACTTCGCGCGCGTCATCGGGAGGCTGGTCCACCAGAAGAAGGTGGTGGGGGCGGGCGCTACGGGCATCGTCGCCCTGGGTGCGCACGGGTTCCTGGAACACGCCGAAGTAGCGGCCCCGCCGAACCGTTCCGCACTCGACAAGCTGAAGGTGCGGAAGTGGGTGGGCGATTCGAAAGTCGTGATCGACCTGCCGTTCATCACCGCGGGCGAGGTCCTCCACACCCGGGCGCTGGCCGAGGAGGTCGCCAGGGCGCTGGAGCACGCGGCGCACTAAAGCGGTTCCGGCGGGCCGGATTGTTGCGCGGAGGGGGCTTCGATCGCGCGGCGTGTGATCAGCGGCTGCGATTGGGCGAGTGCTCTCAAGTCCGAACCACCTGCGCCGGCTCACGTCACGCGGAGCGCAACGACGGGAGTTGCGAGAGACGCGTTCTTCCCTTGCCGGCGGATTACGCCTCGCGGACCTTGGCGACGATTTCCAGGTGTTGCAGGAACGCGTCCACCCCGCCGCACGACCGCACGACTTCGGCCGCCTGACGGGCCTGATCGAGTCCCCCACATGTGCCAACGAGAGCGTTCACCAGCCCGACGTTCGCCAGCACCGCGGTGAGGTCCAGAGCGGACGGGGCCGTGACGGTCGGAGCCGGTTCCGGGACCGACGCCGGGCCGCTCGTCACCCGGGGCGCGGCCGGAGCCGGGGTCGGCTTGAGCCCCTTCTTTTTCTGCGCCTTCTTGATCGCGCTCTTGATGTTGTGAACCGCATCCCGGATGGAACTGTCCGGTGCGGTCACCCCCCGGGCCTTGGCCATCCGGATGACCGCATCGGCCGGCAGGTTGATGTCGTCGGTCAAGATGGCCCGGACGACGGGACTGATGAGCACTTCGGCCACGGGACAACCTCCGCGTTAAATTGAGTAAGTCCGGCTGTCCGTAGCGATTGGACGGTCCATCTTGACATTCAAGGTCAGTTCGCGCCCGGGGACAACTACAATCTCCGCCAGGAACGTGAGTGGGGCGGCACGGAAATGCGGGTTGTGCGGGTGCTAACGGGATTCTTCGCCGTCAAGTCCTGACACCGCGAATCCGGCCGGTACACTTGTAACTCCGAACGACCCGGTCGCGTGGGGCCGGGAATGTGTGGCGCGAGGGTCCGGAATGCAGGCGGTTCGACTCAGGCAGACACACGTCCCCGGGGTGTTCTGGGGGGACGATGGCCGGCTCTACGAGTACGTGGCCGGGACCGAGACGGAGTGTTGCCGGTGCGGGCGCTGGGTGAATGCCGTGTTCCGTTGGGGCGACGAAAAGGTGTGCGGCGCGCACGTGCGGGTGGCGTCCCGCACCCGCATCCGGATGACCACCACGTTCGCATTGCGGGTGTACCGCGCCGGCGCGGACGGCCCGCCGCCGGGCGTGGTGGTGCGGCGCGGGGACGAGTTCGCGGTGGCCGGCCCGCCGGTTCGGTGCGGCCGGTACGACAAGTTCGAGACCCCGGACGGGATCGGGTACGTCCTGGTCCCGCGGAGCCGGTGGGCGTGGGCGTAGAGCGCCCGGCCAAACGCACCAGGGAGGACGCGATGAAAGACGAAGTCGAGGCGCTGCCGCTGGAGCGGCGGCGCGAGCTGTTCGCGGCGGTGGTGGCGGCGCAGGACGAGGGGCTGTCGGTGTGGGACTCGCGCGAGCTGATCGCCCGCCGGTTCGGGGTGGACGTGGAGGTGGTGCGGGGGGTCGAGGCCGAGGGCCTGGACGGCAAGTGGCCGCCGTTCGGGAAGGGATAGGCCGGGCGGCATTGGTGATCGCAGTCGGGCCGGAACCTTGGGAGCCATCATGGAATACCGCGCACTCGGGACGACGGGCCTCCGCGTTTCGGTTCTCGGCCAGGGCGGGGCCGCGTTTGGGCAGCAGTACGGGGCCGTGTCGGACCAGGAGGTCACGGACACCGTCCACGCGGCCATCGACGCCGGCGTGAACCTCATCGACACGGCCGCCTACTATGGGAAGGGCACCTCCGAAGAGTTCCTCGGCCGCGCGCTGGCCGGCGGGTGGCGGGAGAAGGTGAGCATCTGCACAAAGGCGTGCCGGCTCGACCG from the Frigoriglobus tundricola genome contains:
- a CDS encoding protein kinase domain-containing protein → MSTANRVPHPRAATIGPAHDSGPDEGNAPVEDVPAPLVDHPRYQVLERIGEGGMGVVYRAEHRVMGRVVALKVLGSEVTRNPTAVDRFRREVRLAARLHHAHIVTAFDADEAGGLHFLVMEFVDGVSLEKRVRDRGPLPVGLACEYVRQAAVGLQHAHDKGMVHRDIKPHNLMLAASGEIKILDFGLACVAPADGPDPASVTAQVLTRPQTLLGTPDFLSPEQARSTVGVDGRSDIYSLGCTLYFLLTGRPPFDGVGPFAKMIAHVKEPVPDLTAVRPDAPAALADVLRTMMAKAPEDRYQTPDEVIAALRPFTSVPPDPLTGAVPRSTTGRTHATRPSSSRDAVTTELPLATEYASERSTARLPDRASGPARPARRRRLAWAALVVLGVVFAVAGAHLGRLLVRPADKSGAQAAPHPEGGAAESALDGLPIAPPPHAPHVRKKHVLLIVPPDFAAGEYGSVTDVLKHHNLVIKTAAPEKKPLDGFRYGLGGARTHAKVLDPDFSLKEIADGALKSIDAAIVLTGDGSAFGPKGPAGPDFARVIGRLVHQKKVVGAGATGIVALGAHGFLEHAEVAAPPNRSALDKLKVRKWVGDSKVVIDLPFITAGEVLHTRALAEEVARALEHAAH
- a CDS encoding class I SAM-dependent methyltransferase produces the protein MHDGTHENVQTSYDRVADEYALRIAGELDHKPLDRQLLEAFADRVRAIGPVCDLGCGPGHVTAYLHARGVPVTGTDLSPAMVEVARRRNPGIEFAQGDMRARPVASNSLGGIVAFYSVIHLARPDVVAALSEMHRVLRPGGLLLLSFHIGDHTLHLDEWWGRPVSLDFTFFRADEMTGYVETTGFRILERVEREPYPDVEHPSRRAYLLAEKPAP
- a CDS encoding beta strand repeat-containing protein, with the translated sequence MRLSQFLSRLTRPTSPIRRPNRPKAPSSRPRLEVLEGRDVPATVSWINASGGDWDTASNWSTGAVPGASDDAVLSVTGNVTVTHSTGAADAVRSISGTDALVLSGGSLSVSSNSDYTGAVTLSGATLTGGGNLELDGALTWTGGTMSGTGTTLATGTVLLNPTTQFFQPALILDGRTFDNAKAATWVGGNVSTRDGAVFDNLAGATFTVQTDSTFDSNSGQQGTFQNEGTVTKSLTIGTTDFNTLFDNTGTVTVKTGTLDLNGGGNATGSFKVSSGATLGFTQDQYTLGAASQVTGAGTVQFLDNAFFGGSVYNLNGSFTPSKTVISGGTVNFDANTKLATLTFTGGTLSGTANLTVTGPLNWTGGTMSGSGTTLSKGALLIETTSATPSLSGRTFDNDGSAILTGSGTLTIVSGALFDNAKGATFNVQGDAVIGDGSDTGTFDNAGTFEKTLTTGTTNLEAVFNNSGTVGVQTGTLALAGGGTGSGAFAVSSGAVLAFSGDTDTLSPASHVTGAGTVAFQGGTVNLEGAFAPANTDITGGTVNVTTNLSLADLTMSGGTLTGPSTVTVTGPLDWTGGTMSGSGTTVAAGGLTIDTTVGGNPGLSARTFRNAQVGTLVGNGGTFAVSNSGTFDNAAGGALTIQGSVSFGAAFFQGPGTVQNEGTLNLSGTGTTVTVNEPFTTNGTVNLGGNTLNTSGTYTQTGGTTNLQGGTLTAGGTGVILQAPASLIGPGTVNGNVANSGLVDPGSAGAPGQLTINGSYSQSGTGTLQIQLGGTTPGTGGYDQLVVNGAVALDGTLSVALVNGFVPQSGQQFSFLTDSSESGTFATDLFPVGVNFQVTYGPNGVTLTAI